The Candidatus Coatesbacteria bacterium genome segment GAACTGGCACGGTTTTTGCGGAGGCGGACCGTTATCGTCGGCCGTAACGGTCGCCGAGATGCAAAAACCGTGCCAGTTCCGGGGCGCGGCGGTTCAGCCGTTGTCGGTTTTTCGCAGTACCGCGCCCGGGTCTTCCGGGCGGAGGTGCGCTCCGCTTGAACTAGACGGGAGCCCTTTTCTCATGGCGCTGATCTTCGGTTATCGGCCCGTCGTCGAGGCCCTGCGCGGGACGCAGGAGCTGTGCCGGTTGTACGTTCAGCGCGGCAAGAAGGGGCTGGAGCCGCTGGCCGCCGAGGCGCGCAAGCGCGGTGTGCCGGTGAGCGTATTGCCCGAGCGGGAGCTTAAGCGCTTGTGCCGCGCAGCGCGCCATCAGGGCCTGGCCGCCGAGGTCCAGCGCCGGGACCATACGGTCGATGATCTGGTCGAGTCGGCCCGGGTTCGCGGTGAGGAACCGTTCCTCGTCGTCTGCGATCATCTGGAGGACCCTCATAATCTCGGTGCGGTGCTGCGCAGCGCCGAGACCGCCGGTTGCCACGGCGCGGTGATCCCCACCCGGCGGGCGGCGCCGATCACCGGTACGGTGGTGCGAGCCGCCGCCGGTGCCACGGCTCATTTGCCCGTCGCCGTGGTCAACAATCTGGCCCAGGCCGTGCGTCGCCTGACCGAGAACGACGTCTGGTGCGCCGGTTTGACCGGCGAGGCCCAGATGACCATCTACGAGGCCGACCTGACCGGGCCGTTGGCTCTGGTCGTCGGCGCCGAGAATCGGGGGGTCGGCCACGCCACGGCGCTTGCCTGTGACTACCTGGTCAAGATACCCCTGTTTGGCGCCGTGGAGAGCCTCAACGCCAGTGTGGCTTTCGGTGTGGCCGTTTTCGAGGCCGTACGCCAGCGCCGCGGCTATTAGCGGCCGTTGACCCACCCCAACCCGATACCGGAGGGTAGTTCGTGAGCGATCAGCCGATCCGTTTCGCCAAGCGCCTGGAGGGCTTCGGCCGTCAGACAGGCTTCGAGATCAAGCAGCAGGCCCTCAAGCTCGAGGCCCAGGGCAGCGATATCATCCATCTGGAGGTCGGCGAGCCCGACTTTCCCACGCCCTCCAACATCGTCGCCGCGGCCAAGGCTGCGCTGGACTCGGGCCAGACCCACTACGCACCCTCGGCGGGCCTGCCCGTGCTGCGTCGCGCCGTGGCCGATCACGTGGCCCGCAAGTACGACAACGATATTGCTCCCGCCGAGGTGGTCATCGCCCCCGGCGCCAAGCCGTTGATCTTTTTCAGTCTTCAAGCTCTGGTAGATCCGGGTGAGACGGTGCTCATCCCGGATATCAACTTCCCGGCCTACGAGGCGGCGGCCCGGATCATCGGCGCCCGGATCGACACCTATCCCCTGCTCGAGGAGAAGGGGTTCCGACCGGATCTCGACGTTTTCCGCGACAAGGTTGCCGGCAACGGCCCCCGTCTGGTGATCCTCAACAGTCCCCACAACCCCACCGGCGGGATGCTGACCGCCGAGGACTACACCGCCATCGCCGAGATGGCCCACGAGCACGACTTCTGGGTGCTCTCCGACGAGATCTACTCGGCCATCGTCTACGAGGGCGAGCACGTTAGCGCCCTGTCCGAGAAGGCCTTCAACGGTCGGTTGATCATGGTCGACGGTTGGAGCAAGGCCTTCGCCATGACGGGTTGGCGCCTGGGCTACGGGGTGATGCCCGCCGCCCTGGCCAAGAAGCTGGCCACCCTGACCACCAACTCCAACTCCTGCACCTGCACCTTCAACCAGTACGGCGCCCTGGAGGCCATCGTCAACCCGATCAGTTGGGAGGCCGTCGACCAGATGCGCAACCAGTTCAGGAAGCGCCGCGACTACCTGATCCCCGAACTGCAGAAACTGGGCTGTTCCAACGTGGTCAACCCCAAGGGCGCCTTCTACGCCTTCGCCAACCTCAAGAACCTGGGGCTGACCAGTCGGGAGATCAACGACCGTCTGCTCAACGAGGCCCACATAGCCGCTCTCCACGGGACGGCCTTCGGCGAGGCCGGCGAGGG includes the following:
- a CDS encoding aminotransferase class I/II-fold pyridoxal phosphate-dependent enzyme gives rise to the protein MSDQPIRFAKRLEGFGRQTGFEIKQQALKLEAQGSDIIHLEVGEPDFPTPSNIVAAAKAALDSGQTHYAPSAGLPVLRRAVADHVARKYDNDIAPAEVVIAPGAKPLIFFSLQALVDPGETVLIPDINFPAYEAAARIIGARIDTYPLLEEKGFRPDLDVFRDKVAGNGPRLVILNSPHNPTGGMLTAEDYTAIAEMAHEHDFWVLSDEIYSAIVYEGEHVSALSEKAFNGRLIMVDGWSKAFAMTGWRLGYGVMPAALAKKLATLTTNSNSCTCTFNQYGALEAIVNPISWEAVDQMRNQFRKRRDYLIPELQKLGCSNVVNPKGAFYAFANLKNLGLTSREINDRLLNEAHIAALHGTAFGEAGEGYIRFSFANSLVNLQKFIDRFSAWMDKNCNECVN
- the rlmB gene encoding 23S rRNA (guanosine(2251)-2'-O)-methyltransferase RlmB — its product is MQKPCQFRGAAVQPLSVFRSTAPGSSGRRCAPLELDGSPFLMALIFGYRPVVEALRGTQELCRLYVQRGKKGLEPLAAEARKRGVPVSVLPERELKRLCRAARHQGLAAEVQRRDHTVDDLVESARVRGEEPFLVVCDHLEDPHNLGAVLRSAETAGCHGAVIPTRRAAPITGTVVRAAAGATAHLPVAVVNNLAQAVRRLTENDVWCAGLTGEAQMTIYEADLTGPLALVVGAENRGVGHATALACDYLVKIPLFGAVESLNASVAFGVAVFEAVRQRRGY